A window of the Gossypium hirsutum isolate 1008001.06 chromosome A05, Gossypium_hirsutum_v2.1, whole genome shotgun sequence genome harbors these coding sequences:
- the LOC107957041 gene encoding uncharacterized protein isoform X3: MAIPEMGLFKFLKLSFFVAATVVGALNFTESAVYIHFDQTPPPWSRFSSSIFRYSFERPDGSKACRNNSCSIYCELDGQRLKSCHVGNLVLKNLTADRKHNFLLNVTTQNGDKNSSAYSWFIDTIPPTAKISSEQNYTNAEKITVDITFSEACTRHGGFSCLNSSNCDVSEVIIDGPAHIQPASLNTIEPNIKYSFLLVLPFKSIYRRVVVTLADEFCKDRAGNNFTRSNTSTIIIHFDRRPVLVDLWSSVPSYELEINGVPRTVFATNATEDLEVYVDFSIPVINSTEQILNALDVNVGSLIPVNQRTHGNSRFAFKLKNIASKTEIITVKLQASLLIGRTGTPVSPVNSLTFLYDCKKPGIGLSTSSENVTKDSNINIIVEFTKPVFGFGASVVEVNGGRLIRFKELSRALYSFTVMAITNNMVSVSIPEGKVNDISGNMNVASNRLDIVQYSTPAISTALHSFVTAGVLATTLAAAALSLASTNLGEIARNNYVASDPSMNLHGMIGHLQVFVLSDWLLADQTIEYSETTKGLRWLIPRQKLPWKKNGSSLWPNNVYLDLGRFLKRRRRAYHAIGLINWSYMPQKLLFPTEIDPKFHGRHNISKENTPFGLPLSSNEYFTFFLRGEPLSAGNVVKKLQNYKGWQDMEMNLFWLSIGVGSLLLLHFVLLVFLKWRIGTAAQWMLSVPRFELLLLILALPCISQSAAFVIRGGTIEGIITGALLLVIPAAFILSVCLFLTIAVFTGSFAQYKEMIYGNAEEQWHKKLWFFIVGRPAYGKWFYTDGLPSLFLSCFGILFDDHKGPPMYVFVDQNDTNTVPRWVGSGQNGIGRMRAVSSDDSHEEMKIPLPMKFLGCARSSYIVLDLLRRVCLGVIAGSYSTHRSSQSLCALMVTLVQFICLFTLKPHIRRGVYIVESISLLSEASIFGLSLSMNKSNSIRAKTLGFLMLALLFLSFVSQLVNEWYALINFILNLSQPHKSSFKLGLKVAAKGLLLPFLPRKHWSRVIPGSSQAKSVLVPVLPQSRETELARSNQREPRVGQLSSMTATIVPLLSPSSGSPIVQATGTSGETTLTTQKNDMKKLRQLAKASFSGQSKDEDTNASYRFRLESFSHETVSNDPQTSTSNVMKGCINCCSTLSHGKDLFVL; this comes from the exons ATGGCAATTCCTGAAATGGGGTTGTTCAAGTTTCTTAAACTGAGTTTCTTTGTTGCAGCAACGGTGGTTGGTGCACTCAACTTTACTGAGTCAGCTGTTTACATTCATTTCGATCAAACTCCCCCACCATGGTCAAGGTTCTCTTCCAGTATTTTTAGGTACTCATTTGAAAGGCCTGATGGTTCCAAGGCTTGCAGGAACAATAGTTGTTCTATTTATTGTGAG TTGGATGGCCAGAGATTGAAATCATGCCATGTTGGTAACTTAGTACTGAAAAACTTAACTGCAGATCGTAAGCACAACTTCCTTCTCAACGTCACAACCCAAAATGGAGACAAAAACTCTTCAGCTTATTCATGGTTTATTG ATACAATCCCACCAACAGCTAAGATTTCAAGTGAACAGAATTACACCAATGCTGAAAAAATTACAGTTGACATCACATTCAGTGAAGCTTGCACTCGACATGGTGGCTTCAGTTGTCTGAACTCATCAAACTGTGATGTAAGTGAG GTCATTATTGATGGTCCAGCTCATATCCAGCCAGCATCACTGAACACCATTGAACCTAACATTAAATACAGTTTCCTACTGGTTCTGCCCTTCAAAAGTATATATAGGCGTGTTGTGGTTACACTGGCTGATGAATTTTGTAAGGATAGGGCTGGTAACAATTTTACGAGAAGCAATACTTCCACCATTATCATTCACTTTG ATAGAAGACCTGTGCTGGTTGATCTATGGTCATCTGTTCCATCATATGAATTGGAAATCAATGGGGTTCCTCGAACAGTTTTTGCAACTAATGCAACAGAGGATTTGGAGGTGTACGTGGATTTCAGCATTCCGGTCATAAATTCAACAGAGCAGATTCTAAATGCATTAGATGTGAATGTTGGTAGTCTAATACCAGTTAACCAGAGAACTCATGGAAACAGCAGATTTGCTTTTAAA CTCAAGAATATTGCATCAAAAACTGAAATAATCACAGTCAAACTACAAGCTAGCTTATTGATTGGCAGAACAGGCACTCCTGTTTCACCTGTTAACTCGCTTACATTCCTCTATG ATTGCAAGAAGCCTGGGATTGGGTTAAGTACGAGTTCGGAAAATGTTACAAAGGACTCCAATATCAATATAATAGTTGAGTTCACAAAGCCAGTTTTTGGTTTCGGGGCCTCTGTGGTAGAAGTGAATGGAGGGAGACTCATAAG GTTTAAGGAACTTTCAAGAGCTCTTTACTCCTTTACTGTCATGGCAATAACTAATAATATGGTGTCAGTTTCTATTCCTGAAGGGAAAGTCAATGATATTTCAGGAAATATGAATGTGGCTTCTAATAGACTGGATATTGTTCAGT ATTCAACACCTGCAATATCGACAGCTCTACACTCATTTGTGACTGCTGGAGTCTTAGCAACAACACTAGCTGCTGCAGCTCTTTCACTTGCCTCCACAAATCTAGGAGAAATTGCCAGAAATAATTATGTTGCTTCTGATCCATCAATGAATCTACAT GGAATGATAGGACACCTGCAAGTTTTTGTCCTTTCCGACTGGCTATTGGCTGACCAGACCATTGAGTATTCTGAGACAACAAAAGGTCTCAGGTGGCTCATACCTCGACAGAAACTTCCATGGAAAAAGAATGGCAGTTCGCTTTGGCCCAACAATGTTTATTTAGATCTAGGGAGGTTCCTAAAGAGGCGAAGGAGAGCTTATCATGCAATTGGCTTAATTAACTGGTCCTACATGCCACAAAAGTTACTATTTCCAACTGAAATTGATCCAAAGTTCCATGGAAGGCACAACATAAGCAAAGAAAATACTCCTTTTGGGCTACCTCTAAGTTCAAATGAATATTTCACCTttttcttg AGAGGAGAGCCATTATCTGCTGGAAATGTTGTCAAGAAATTGCAGAATTATAAAGG GTGGCAGGACATGGAGATGAACTTGTTCTGGCTTAGCATAGGAGTCGGTAGTTTGCTATTACTTCACTTTGTACTGTTAGTTTTCTTAAAATGGAGGATAGGTACAGCAGCTCAATGGATGCTTTCGGTTCCGAGATTCGAGCTCCTCCTTTTAATTCTCGCACTGCCCTGTATATCTCAGTCTGCTGCATTTGTAATAAGAG GTGGTACCATTGAAGGGATCATCACCGGAGCTTTGTTGCTAGTCATCCCTGCGGCATTCATTTTATCGGTGTGCCTTTTCCTTACAATTGCAGTCTTCACAGGCAGCTTTGCTCAGTACAAAGAGATGATATATGGCAATGCAGAGGAGCAATGGCATAAGAAACTATGGTTCTTTATTGTGGGAAGACCAGCTTATGGAAAGTGGTTTTATACGGATGGACTGCCTTCATTGTTCCTTTCTTGCTTTGGCATTCTGTTTGACGATCACAAGGGCCCTCCAATGTATGTTTTTGTTGACCAGAATGACACAAACACTGTGCCTAGGTGGGTTGGAAGTGGTCAAAATGGGATTGGAAGAATGAGGGCAGTCAGCTCAGATGACAGCCACGAAGAAATGAAGATCCCGTTGCCGATGAAGTTCTTAGGTTGTGCTAGATCTTCCTATATTGTTCTTGATCTTTTAAGAAGAGTTTGCTTGGGAGTGATTGCTGGGTCCTACTCAACACACAGATCAAGCCAAAGCCTTTGTGCATTGATGGTCACACTGGTGCAGTTCATATGCTTATTTACTCTCAAACCTCATATCAGGAGAGGAGTTTACATTGTGGAAAGCATTTCACTGTTGAGTGAGGCTAGCATCTTTGGTCTGTCCCTCAGTATGAATAAATCAAATTCAATTAGGGCAAAAACTTTGGGATTTCTAATGCTGGcccttcttttcctttcttttgtttctcaACTTGTAAATGAATGGTATGCACTGATAAATTTCATTCTGAATCTGTCCCAGCCACATAAGAGTTCTTTTAAACTTGGGTTGAAGGTTGCTGCCAAGGGTCTTCTGTTGCCTTTCCTCCCAAGGAAGCATTGGTCAAGAGTCATACCTGGTTCTTCACAAGCGAAATCAGTCTTAGTTCCAGTCCTTCCTCAATCCAGGGAAACTGAATTAGCAAGAAGCAATCAAAGGGAACCCCGTGTCGGCCAATTAAGTTCCATGACTGCAACAATAGTCCCTCTACTCAGTCCAAGTTCAGGTTCACCAATTGTTCAAGCTACAGGCACATCCGGAGAGACAACTCTCACCACGCAAAAGAATGATATGAAGAAACTAAGGCAGTTGGCAAAGGCAAGCTTCTCCGGGCAATCAAAGGATGAGGATACTAACGCCAGCTATAGATTTAGGTTAGAATCTTTCTCTCATGAAACTGTCTCAAATGATCCTCAAACCTCAACTTCTAATGTTATGAAGGGATGTATAAATTGTTGCTCAACATTGTCCCATGGCAAAGATCTTTTTGTTCTCTAG
- the LOC107957041 gene encoding uncharacterized protein isoform X6 produces MAIPEMGLFKFLKLSFFVAATVVGALNFTESAVYIHFDQTPPPWSRFSSSIFRYSFERPDGSKACRNNSCSIYCELDGQRLKSCHVGNLVLKNLTADRKHNFLLNVTTQNGDKNSSAYSWFIDTIPPTAKISSEQNYTNAEKITVDITFSEACTRHGGFSCLNSSNCDVSEVIIDGPAHIQPASLNTIEPNIKYSFLLVLPFKSIYRRVVVTLADEFCKDRAGNNFTRSNTSTIIIHFDRRPVLVDLWSSVPSYELEINGVPRTVFATNATEDLEVYVDFSIPVINSTEQILNALDVNVGSLIPVNQRTHGNSRFAFKLKNIASKTEIITVKLQASLLIGRTGTPVSPVNSLTFLYDSTPAISTALHSFVTAGVLATTLAAAALSLASTNLGEIARNNYVASDPSMNLHGMIGHLQVFVLSDWLLADQTIEYSETTKGLRWLIPRQKLPWKKNGSSLWPNNVYLDLGRFLKRRRRAYHAIGLINWSYMPQKLLFPTEIDPKFHGRHNISKENTPFGLPLSSNEYFTFFLRGEPLSAGNVVKKLQNYKGWQDMEMNLFWLSIGVGSLLLLHFVLLVFLKWRIGTAAQWMLSVPRFELLLLILALPCISQSAAFVIRGGTIEGIITGALLLVIPAAFILSVCLFLTIAVFTGSFAQYKEMIYGNAEEQWHKKLWFFIVGRPAYGKWFYTDGLPSLFLSCFGILFDDHKGPPMYVFVDQNDTNTVPRWVGSGQNGIGRMRAVSSDDSHEEMKIPLPMKFLGCARSSYIVLDLLRRVCLGVIAGSYSTHRSSQSLCALMVTLVQFICLFTLKPHIRRGVYIVESISLLSEASIFGLSLSMNKSNSIRAKTLGFLMLALLFLSFVSQLVNEWYALINFILNLSQPHKSSFKLGLKVAAKGLLLPFLPRKHWSRVIPGSSQAKSVLVPVLPQSRETELARSNQREPRVGQLSSMTATIVPLLSPSSGSPIVQATGTSGETTLTTQKNDMKKLRQLAKASFSGQSKDEDTNASYRFRLESFSHETVSNDPQTSTSNVMKGCINCCSTLSHGKDLFVL; encoded by the exons ATGGCAATTCCTGAAATGGGGTTGTTCAAGTTTCTTAAACTGAGTTTCTTTGTTGCAGCAACGGTGGTTGGTGCACTCAACTTTACTGAGTCAGCTGTTTACATTCATTTCGATCAAACTCCCCCACCATGGTCAAGGTTCTCTTCCAGTATTTTTAGGTACTCATTTGAAAGGCCTGATGGTTCCAAGGCTTGCAGGAACAATAGTTGTTCTATTTATTGTGAG TTGGATGGCCAGAGATTGAAATCATGCCATGTTGGTAACTTAGTACTGAAAAACTTAACTGCAGATCGTAAGCACAACTTCCTTCTCAACGTCACAACCCAAAATGGAGACAAAAACTCTTCAGCTTATTCATGGTTTATTG ATACAATCCCACCAACAGCTAAGATTTCAAGTGAACAGAATTACACCAATGCTGAAAAAATTACAGTTGACATCACATTCAGTGAAGCTTGCACTCGACATGGTGGCTTCAGTTGTCTGAACTCATCAAACTGTGATGTAAGTGAG GTCATTATTGATGGTCCAGCTCATATCCAGCCAGCATCACTGAACACCATTGAACCTAACATTAAATACAGTTTCCTACTGGTTCTGCCCTTCAAAAGTATATATAGGCGTGTTGTGGTTACACTGGCTGATGAATTTTGTAAGGATAGGGCTGGTAACAATTTTACGAGAAGCAATACTTCCACCATTATCATTCACTTTG ATAGAAGACCTGTGCTGGTTGATCTATGGTCATCTGTTCCATCATATGAATTGGAAATCAATGGGGTTCCTCGAACAGTTTTTGCAACTAATGCAACAGAGGATTTGGAGGTGTACGTGGATTTCAGCATTCCGGTCATAAATTCAACAGAGCAGATTCTAAATGCATTAGATGTGAATGTTGGTAGTCTAATACCAGTTAACCAGAGAACTCATGGAAACAGCAGATTTGCTTTTAAA CTCAAGAATATTGCATCAAAAACTGAAATAATCACAGTCAAACTACAAGCTAGCTTATTGATTGGCAGAACAGGCACTCCTGTTTCACCTGTTAACTCGCTTACATTCCTCTATG ATTCAACACCTGCAATATCGACAGCTCTACACTCATTTGTGACTGCTGGAGTCTTAGCAACAACACTAGCTGCTGCAGCTCTTTCACTTGCCTCCACAAATCTAGGAGAAATTGCCAGAAATAATTATGTTGCTTCTGATCCATCAATGAATCTACAT GGAATGATAGGACACCTGCAAGTTTTTGTCCTTTCCGACTGGCTATTGGCTGACCAGACCATTGAGTATTCTGAGACAACAAAAGGTCTCAGGTGGCTCATACCTCGACAGAAACTTCCATGGAAAAAGAATGGCAGTTCGCTTTGGCCCAACAATGTTTATTTAGATCTAGGGAGGTTCCTAAAGAGGCGAAGGAGAGCTTATCATGCAATTGGCTTAATTAACTGGTCCTACATGCCACAAAAGTTACTATTTCCAACTGAAATTGATCCAAAGTTCCATGGAAGGCACAACATAAGCAAAGAAAATACTCCTTTTGGGCTACCTCTAAGTTCAAATGAATATTTCACCTttttcttg AGAGGAGAGCCATTATCTGCTGGAAATGTTGTCAAGAAATTGCAGAATTATAAAGG GTGGCAGGACATGGAGATGAACTTGTTCTGGCTTAGCATAGGAGTCGGTAGTTTGCTATTACTTCACTTTGTACTGTTAGTTTTCTTAAAATGGAGGATAGGTACAGCAGCTCAATGGATGCTTTCGGTTCCGAGATTCGAGCTCCTCCTTTTAATTCTCGCACTGCCCTGTATATCTCAGTCTGCTGCATTTGTAATAAGAG GTGGTACCATTGAAGGGATCATCACCGGAGCTTTGTTGCTAGTCATCCCTGCGGCATTCATTTTATCGGTGTGCCTTTTCCTTACAATTGCAGTCTTCACAGGCAGCTTTGCTCAGTACAAAGAGATGATATATGGCAATGCAGAGGAGCAATGGCATAAGAAACTATGGTTCTTTATTGTGGGAAGACCAGCTTATGGAAAGTGGTTTTATACGGATGGACTGCCTTCATTGTTCCTTTCTTGCTTTGGCATTCTGTTTGACGATCACAAGGGCCCTCCAATGTATGTTTTTGTTGACCAGAATGACACAAACACTGTGCCTAGGTGGGTTGGAAGTGGTCAAAATGGGATTGGAAGAATGAGGGCAGTCAGCTCAGATGACAGCCACGAAGAAATGAAGATCCCGTTGCCGATGAAGTTCTTAGGTTGTGCTAGATCTTCCTATATTGTTCTTGATCTTTTAAGAAGAGTTTGCTTGGGAGTGATTGCTGGGTCCTACTCAACACACAGATCAAGCCAAAGCCTTTGTGCATTGATGGTCACACTGGTGCAGTTCATATGCTTATTTACTCTCAAACCTCATATCAGGAGAGGAGTTTACATTGTGGAAAGCATTTCACTGTTGAGTGAGGCTAGCATCTTTGGTCTGTCCCTCAGTATGAATAAATCAAATTCAATTAGGGCAAAAACTTTGGGATTTCTAATGCTGGcccttcttttcctttcttttgtttctcaACTTGTAAATGAATGGTATGCACTGATAAATTTCATTCTGAATCTGTCCCAGCCACATAAGAGTTCTTTTAAACTTGGGTTGAAGGTTGCTGCCAAGGGTCTTCTGTTGCCTTTCCTCCCAAGGAAGCATTGGTCAAGAGTCATACCTGGTTCTTCACAAGCGAAATCAGTCTTAGTTCCAGTCCTTCCTCAATCCAGGGAAACTGAATTAGCAAGAAGCAATCAAAGGGAACCCCGTGTCGGCCAATTAAGTTCCATGACTGCAACAATAGTCCCTCTACTCAGTCCAAGTTCAGGTTCACCAATTGTTCAAGCTACAGGCACATCCGGAGAGACAACTCTCACCACGCAAAAGAATGATATGAAGAAACTAAGGCAGTTGGCAAAGGCAAGCTTCTCCGGGCAATCAAAGGATGAGGATACTAACGCCAGCTATAGATTTAGGTTAGAATCTTTCTCTCATGAAACTGTCTCAAATGATCCTCAAACCTCAACTTCTAATGTTATGAAGGGATGTATAAATTGTTGCTCAACATTGTCCCATGGCAAAGATCTTTTTGTTCTCTAG
- the LOC107957041 gene encoding uncharacterized protein isoform X4, whose translation MAIPEMGLFKFLKLSFFVAATVVGALNFTESAVYIHFDQTPPPWSRFSSSIFRYSFERPDGSKACRNNSCSIYCELDGQRLKSCHVGNLVLKNLTADRKHNFLLNVTTQNGDKNSSAYSWFIDTIPPTAKISSEQNYTNAEKITVDITFSEACTRHGGFSCLNSSNCDVIIDGPAHIQPASLNTIEPNIKYSFLLVLPFKSIYRRVVVTLADEFCKDRAGNNFTRSNTSTIIIHFDRRPVLVDLWSSVPSYELEINGVPRTVFATNATEDLEVYVDFSIPVINSTEQILNALDVNVGSLIPVNQRTHGNSRFAFKLKNIASKTEIITVKLQASLLIGRTGTPVSPVNSLTFLYDCKKPGIGLSTSSENVTKDSNINIIVEFTKPVFGFGASVVEVNGGRLIRFKELSRALYSFTVMAITNNMVSVSIPEGKVNDISGNMNVASNRLDIVQYSTPAISTALHSFVTAGVLATTLAAAALSLASTNLGEIARNNYVASDPSMNLHGMIGHLQVFVLSDWLLADQTIEYSETTKGLRWLIPRQKLPWKKNGSSLWPNNVYLDLGRFLKRRRRAYHAIGLINWSYMPQKLLFPTEIDPKFHGRHNISKENTPFGLPLSSNEYFTFFLRGEPLSAGNVVKKLQNYKGWQDMEMNLFWLSIGVGSLLLLHFVLLVFLKWRIGTAAQWMLSVPRFELLLLILALPCISQSAAFVIRGGTIEGIITGALLLVIPAAFILSVCLFLTIAVFTGSFAQYKEMIYGNAEEQWHKKLWFFIVGRPAYGKWFYTDGLPSLFLSCFGILFDDHKGPPMYVFVDQNDTNTVPRWVGSGQNGIGRMRAVSSDDSHEEMKIPLPMKFLGCARSSYIVLDLLRRVCLGVIAGSYSTHRSSQSLCALMVTLVQFICLFTLKPHIRRGVYIVESISLLSEASIFGLSLSMNKSNSIRAKTLGFLMLALLFLSFVSQLVNEWYALINFILNLSQPHKSSFKLGLKVAAKGLLLPFLPRKHWSRVIPGSSQAKSVLVPVLPQSRETELARSNQREPRVGQLSSMTATIVPLLSPSSGSPIVQATGTSGETTLTTQKNDMKKLRQLAKASFSGQSKDEDTNASYRFRLESFSHETVSNDPQTSTSNVMKGCINCCSTLSHGKDLFVL comes from the exons ATGGCAATTCCTGAAATGGGGTTGTTCAAGTTTCTTAAACTGAGTTTCTTTGTTGCAGCAACGGTGGTTGGTGCACTCAACTTTACTGAGTCAGCTGTTTACATTCATTTCGATCAAACTCCCCCACCATGGTCAAGGTTCTCTTCCAGTATTTTTAGGTACTCATTTGAAAGGCCTGATGGTTCCAAGGCTTGCAGGAACAATAGTTGTTCTATTTATTGTGAG TTGGATGGCCAGAGATTGAAATCATGCCATGTTGGTAACTTAGTACTGAAAAACTTAACTGCAGATCGTAAGCACAACTTCCTTCTCAACGTCACAACCCAAAATGGAGACAAAAACTCTTCAGCTTATTCATGGTTTATTG ATACAATCCCACCAACAGCTAAGATTTCAAGTGAACAGAATTACACCAATGCTGAAAAAATTACAGTTGACATCACATTCAGTGAAGCTTGCACTCGACATGGTGGCTTCAGTTGTCTGAACTCATCAAACTGTGAT GTCATTATTGATGGTCCAGCTCATATCCAGCCAGCATCACTGAACACCATTGAACCTAACATTAAATACAGTTTCCTACTGGTTCTGCCCTTCAAAAGTATATATAGGCGTGTTGTGGTTACACTGGCTGATGAATTTTGTAAGGATAGGGCTGGTAACAATTTTACGAGAAGCAATACTTCCACCATTATCATTCACTTTG ATAGAAGACCTGTGCTGGTTGATCTATGGTCATCTGTTCCATCATATGAATTGGAAATCAATGGGGTTCCTCGAACAGTTTTTGCAACTAATGCAACAGAGGATTTGGAGGTGTACGTGGATTTCAGCATTCCGGTCATAAATTCAACAGAGCAGATTCTAAATGCATTAGATGTGAATGTTGGTAGTCTAATACCAGTTAACCAGAGAACTCATGGAAACAGCAGATTTGCTTTTAAA CTCAAGAATATTGCATCAAAAACTGAAATAATCACAGTCAAACTACAAGCTAGCTTATTGATTGGCAGAACAGGCACTCCTGTTTCACCTGTTAACTCGCTTACATTCCTCTATG ATTGCAAGAAGCCTGGGATTGGGTTAAGTACGAGTTCGGAAAATGTTACAAAGGACTCCAATATCAATATAATAGTTGAGTTCACAAAGCCAGTTTTTGGTTTCGGGGCCTCTGTGGTAGAAGTGAATGGAGGGAGACTCATAAG GTTTAAGGAACTTTCAAGAGCTCTTTACTCCTTTACTGTCATGGCAATAACTAATAATATGGTGTCAGTTTCTATTCCTGAAGGGAAAGTCAATGATATTTCAGGAAATATGAATGTGGCTTCTAATAGACTGGATATTGTTCAGT ATTCAACACCTGCAATATCGACAGCTCTACACTCATTTGTGACTGCTGGAGTCTTAGCAACAACACTAGCTGCTGCAGCTCTTTCACTTGCCTCCACAAATCTAGGAGAAATTGCCAGAAATAATTATGTTGCTTCTGATCCATCAATGAATCTACAT GGAATGATAGGACACCTGCAAGTTTTTGTCCTTTCCGACTGGCTATTGGCTGACCAGACCATTGAGTATTCTGAGACAACAAAAGGTCTCAGGTGGCTCATACCTCGACAGAAACTTCCATGGAAAAAGAATGGCAGTTCGCTTTGGCCCAACAATGTTTATTTAGATCTAGGGAGGTTCCTAAAGAGGCGAAGGAGAGCTTATCATGCAATTGGCTTAATTAACTGGTCCTACATGCCACAAAAGTTACTATTTCCAACTGAAATTGATCCAAAGTTCCATGGAAGGCACAACATAAGCAAAGAAAATACTCCTTTTGGGCTACCTCTAAGTTCAAATGAATATTTCACCTttttcttg AGAGGAGAGCCATTATCTGCTGGAAATGTTGTCAAGAAATTGCAGAATTATAAAGG GTGGCAGGACATGGAGATGAACTTGTTCTGGCTTAGCATAGGAGTCGGTAGTTTGCTATTACTTCACTTTGTACTGTTAGTTTTCTTAAAATGGAGGATAGGTACAGCAGCTCAATGGATGCTTTCGGTTCCGAGATTCGAGCTCCTCCTTTTAATTCTCGCACTGCCCTGTATATCTCAGTCTGCTGCATTTGTAATAAGAG GTGGTACCATTGAAGGGATCATCACCGGAGCTTTGTTGCTAGTCATCCCTGCGGCATTCATTTTATCGGTGTGCCTTTTCCTTACAATTGCAGTCTTCACAGGCAGCTTTGCTCAGTACAAAGAGATGATATATGGCAATGCAGAGGAGCAATGGCATAAGAAACTATGGTTCTTTATTGTGGGAAGACCAGCTTATGGAAAGTGGTTTTATACGGATGGACTGCCTTCATTGTTCCTTTCTTGCTTTGGCATTCTGTTTGACGATCACAAGGGCCCTCCAATGTATGTTTTTGTTGACCAGAATGACACAAACACTGTGCCTAGGTGGGTTGGAAGTGGTCAAAATGGGATTGGAAGAATGAGGGCAGTCAGCTCAGATGACAGCCACGAAGAAATGAAGATCCCGTTGCCGATGAAGTTCTTAGGTTGTGCTAGATCTTCCTATATTGTTCTTGATCTTTTAAGAAGAGTTTGCTTGGGAGTGATTGCTGGGTCCTACTCAACACACAGATCAAGCCAAAGCCTTTGTGCATTGATGGTCACACTGGTGCAGTTCATATGCTTATTTACTCTCAAACCTCATATCAGGAGAGGAGTTTACATTGTGGAAAGCATTTCACTGTTGAGTGAGGCTAGCATCTTTGGTCTGTCCCTCAGTATGAATAAATCAAATTCAATTAGGGCAAAAACTTTGGGATTTCTAATGCTGGcccttcttttcctttcttttgtttctcaACTTGTAAATGAATGGTATGCACTGATAAATTTCATTCTGAATCTGTCCCAGCCACATAAGAGTTCTTTTAAACTTGGGTTGAAGGTTGCTGCCAAGGGTCTTCTGTTGCCTTTCCTCCCAAGGAAGCATTGGTCAAGAGTCATACCTGGTTCTTCACAAGCGAAATCAGTCTTAGTTCCAGTCCTTCCTCAATCCAGGGAAACTGAATTAGCAAGAAGCAATCAAAGGGAACCCCGTGTCGGCCAATTAAGTTCCATGACTGCAACAATAGTCCCTCTACTCAGTCCAAGTTCAGGTTCACCAATTGTTCAAGCTACAGGCACATCCGGAGAGACAACTCTCACCACGCAAAAGAATGATATGAAGAAACTAAGGCAGTTGGCAAAGGCAAGCTTCTCCGGGCAATCAAAGGATGAGGATACTAACGCCAGCTATAGATTTAGGTTAGAATCTTTCTCTCATGAAACTGTCTCAAATGATCCTCAAACCTCAACTTCTAATGTTATGAAGGGATGTATAAATTGTTGCTCAACATTGTCCCATGGCAAAGATCTTTTTGTTCTCTAG